A region of Lacinutrix sp. Hel_I_90 DNA encodes the following proteins:
- a CDS encoding helix-turn-helix domain-containing protein translates to MKSKLFFFIFFVLFFHNPIFGQETIASTGDSIKKYIYNNPEKAIIYSHKFVKLNQAENNTENIILGYSVLAFSHEIMNEIDSTLYYYYKRLSLVNKPIEIIQNKYYIARIFDNNYDYNEALQLYGQIIDLAKAEKNDTIVEDIKFSIELIKTKVGLNRKGLSKEAFKYLKEAYIKQKENDNLILRYNRKSLIEVYLNENNITEALSLINEGINQARDTNNVLFLFYMYDYRSAAYLELKDLNRATSDANEAMDYALQLKNEEFINEINYRLAEIAVVNKKFKEALNNLKTVLKSDIDKSALQASKYFKLTANVYESLDSIRLSNTFYSQYIEEREKATQGYLSAIQSIHDITLKEELSDVQKSYEEELMGEISEKEKLKKTKWLWTVISGILLVLSIAIFSFFRNKSKVNQKRFDDLMIKINAFEQRKAEENKSSRDKKEKIKPKEEVVELSQTIEKSSVEVLSNDQKEDNQKEDDQVEEETETTYIIDDKKVEEILVKLQKLEEKQYYLRQDCTLHNMAKKLKTNTSYLSKIVNTHLDKSFSTYINELRINHAILELKNNKRLRSYSVKGIAGEMGYKNADAFSRYFRHATGISPSVYIKKIEEI, encoded by the coding sequence ATGAAAAGTAAACTGTTTTTCTTCATTTTTTTCGTATTGTTTTTTCATAATCCAATATTTGGTCAAGAGACAATCGCTTCTACAGGTGATTCTATAAAAAAATATATTTATAACAATCCAGAAAAAGCAATTATATACAGTCATAAGTTTGTCAAGCTAAACCAGGCCGAGAATAATACAGAAAATATAATATTGGGATATTCCGTTTTAGCTTTTTCTCATGAGATAATGAATGAAATTGATAGTACCCTATATTATTACTACAAAAGATTGAGCTTAGTCAATAAACCAATAGAAATTATACAAAACAAGTACTACATTGCCAGAATATTTGACAATAACTATGATTATAATGAGGCTTTACAGCTGTATGGTCAAATAATAGATTTAGCAAAGGCGGAAAAAAATGATACCATAGTAGAGGACATTAAATTTTCAATAGAGCTTATTAAAACTAAAGTGGGTTTAAATAGAAAAGGACTTTCTAAAGAAGCGTTTAAATATCTAAAAGAGGCCTATATTAAACAAAAAGAGAATGACAACCTAATTCTTAGATACAATAGAAAAAGTCTTATAGAGGTTTATTTAAATGAAAACAATATAACTGAAGCGCTTTCACTAATTAATGAAGGCATAAATCAAGCGAGGGATACTAATAATGTACTGTTTCTTTTCTACATGTACGATTATAGGTCTGCGGCTTACTTAGAGTTAAAAGATTTAAATAGGGCTACAAGTGATGCTAATGAAGCTATGGATTACGCTTTACAGCTTAAAAACGAGGAATTTATTAATGAAATAAATTATAGATTAGCTGAGATTGCTGTTGTAAACAAAAAATTTAAAGAAGCACTAAACAATTTAAAAACGGTATTAAAAAGTGATATTGATAAATCCGCGCTTCAAGCTTCAAAATACTTTAAATTAACAGCCAATGTATACGAGAGTTTAGATAGTATTAGACTCTCAAATACATTTTATTCTCAATACATTGAAGAAAGAGAAAAAGCCACTCAAGGGTATTTGTCTGCAATACAAAGTATTCATGATATAACGCTTAAAGAAGAACTCTCAGATGTTCAAAAGTCATATGAAGAAGAACTCATGGGAGAAATTTCTGAAAAGGAAAAACTAAAGAAAACAAAATGGTTATGGACGGTCATTAGCGGAATTCTACTAGTATTATCAATTGCGATATTTTCATTTTTTAGAAATAAATCTAAAGTAAATCAAAAACGTTTTGACGATTTAATGATAAAAATCAATGCTTTTGAACAACGAAAAGCAGAAGAAAATAAATCTAGTCGAGATAAAAAAGAGAAAATAAAACCTAAAGAAGAGGTTGTAGAATTATCTCAAACCATAGAAAAAAGTAGTGTTGAGGTGTTAAGTAATGATCAGAAAGAAGATAATCAGAAAGAAGATGATCAGGTGGAAGAAGAAACAGAGACTACTTATATTATTGATGATAAAAAAGTGGAAGAAATACTGGTAAAACTTCAAAAACTTGAAGAAAAACAATATTACTTACGCCAGGACTGCACACTACATAACATGGCAAAAAAACTTAAAACCAATACTTCTTACCTTTCAAAAATAGTAAATACACACCTAGATAAATCCTTTAGCACCTATATAAACGAGCTTAGGATTAATCACGCTATTCTTGAGTTAAAAAACAACAAACGATTACGCTCTTATTCAGTTAAAGGTATTGCTGGAGAAATGGGCTATAAAAATGCCGATGCTTTTTCTAGATATTTTAGACACGCAACAGGGATTTCTCCTTCTGTTTACATTAAAAAGATTGAAGAAATTTAG
- a CDS encoding class IIb bacteriocin, lactobin A/cerein 7B family, translating into MKTQNKNLAFNKSAVVDLNDNQLMDVNGGTSPLCVGIIISLLITRE; encoded by the coding sequence ATGAAAACACAGAACAAAAATTTAGCCTTTAACAAAAGCGCAGTAGTAGACTTAAACGATAATCAATTAATGGATGTAAACGGTGGAACGTCTCCATTATGTGTAGGCATTATCATTAGCTTATTAATAACAAGAGAATAA
- a CDS encoding class IIb bacteriocin, lactobin A/cerein 7B family → MKTQSNHLVLKKESVVELNKEQLQNVNGGTATLIGTTSLIALTLVTK, encoded by the coding sequence ATGAAAACACAAAGCAACCACTTAGTACTTAAAAAGGAATCAGTTGTAGAATTAAATAAAGAGCAATTACAAAATGTAAATGGCGGTACGGCAACACTCATAGGAACTACAAGTTTAATAGCGTTAACGCTAGTAACTAAATAG
- a CDS encoding class I lanthipeptide: MKTQNTKLQFKKDSISELNDQQMIGVNGGDAVTFSFVENSKGDLIFWISVAIDD; this comes from the coding sequence ATGAAAACACAAAACACAAAATTACAGTTTAAAAAAGATTCAATTTCTGAATTAAATGACCAACAAATGATTGGTGTAAACGGTGGGGATGCAGTAACATTCTCTTTTGTTGAAAATAGTAAAGGGGATCTTATATTCTGGATTTCAGTAGCAATTGATGATTAA
- a CDS encoding class I lanthipeptide: protein MKTQNRKLDFSKNSILELNDQQLTGVAGGGDSVGLSISFHEVTSWYWPAVSLILEIN, encoded by the coding sequence ATGAAAACACAAAATAGAAAACTAGACTTTAGCAAGAACTCTATTTTAGAATTGAACGACCAACAGTTAACAGGAGTAGCTGGTGGAGGAGACTCTGTAGGTTTATCAATTTCTTTCCACGAAGTTACCAGTTGGTACTGGCCAGCAGTTAGCCTTATTCTTGAGATAAATTAA
- a CDS encoding class I lanthipeptide: MKTQNKNLAFNKSAVVDLNDDQLQSVNGGTTTLCTGTIIATIVIMTQK; encoded by the coding sequence ATGAAAACACAAAACAAAAACTTAGCCTTTAACAAAAGCGCAGTAGTAGATTTAAACGATGACCAATTACAAAGTGTAAATGGAGGAACGACGACATTATGTACTGGGACTATCATTGCTACTATCGTAATTATGACTCAAAAATAA
- a CDS encoding class IIb bacteriocin, lactobin A/cerein 7B family: protein MRTQNKNLAFNKSSVVDLNDNQLMDVNGGTSPLCVGIIISLLITRE, encoded by the coding sequence ATGAGAACACAAAACAAAAATTTAGCATTTAACAAAAGTTCAGTAGTAGACTTAAACGATAATCAATTAATGGATGTAAACGGTGGAACGTCTCCATTGTGTGTAGGCATTATCATTAGCTTATTAATAACAAGAGAATAA
- a CDS encoding class IIb bacteriocin, lactobin A/cerein 7B family yields MKTQNKNLAFNKSAVVDLNDNQLMDVNGGSSPLCTGIIISLLITRK; encoded by the coding sequence ATGAAAACACAGAACAAAAATTTAGCCTTTAACAAAAGCGCAGTAGTAGACTTAAACGATAATCAATTAATGGATGTAAATGGCGGATCATCTCCTTTATGCACAGGTATTATCATTAGCTTATTAATTACGAGAAAGTAA
- a CDS encoding class I lanthipeptide encodes MKTQKTELQFGKSSITELNDNQTKAVNGGCQWSQSSGPTLTLNISIIKDPTPTIDFEIN; translated from the coding sequence ATGAAAACACAAAAAACAGAATTACAATTCGGAAAAAGTTCAATAACAGAACTTAATGATAACCAGACCAAAGCTGTTAATGGAGGGTGCCAATGGAGCCAATCTTCTGGTCCTACATTAACATTGAATATTTCCATTATAAAAGACCCTACACCAACTATTGACTTCGAAATAAATTAG
- a CDS encoding class I lanthipeptide, translated as MNKQNKNGLHFSKHVITELNETEVSKVNGGTSPMTLLSCSFCISSSNGNTGNLSITGSISIFENIEK; from the coding sequence ATGAACAAACAAAATAAAAATGGATTACATTTTTCAAAACATGTCATCACAGAGCTTAACGAAACAGAGGTAAGTAAAGTAAACGGGGGAACATCTCCTATGACGCTATTGAGCTGCTCCTTTTGTATTAGTAGTAGTAATGGTAATACTGGGAATTTAAGTATTACAGGATCAATTAGCATATTTGAAAATATTGAAAAATAG
- a CDS encoding class I lanthipeptide, with amino-acid sequence MKTKNAKLNFQKHSVVELTDNNMNQIKGGNPTTTVTVSSWLCSAAVSLFTQFEINLNYDAH; translated from the coding sequence ATGAAAACCAAAAACGCAAAATTAAATTTCCAAAAGCATTCAGTTGTAGAATTAACAGACAACAACATGAATCAAATTAAAGGAGGAAACCCAACAACCACTGTAACAGTCTCTAGTTGGCTATGTAGTGCAGCTGTTAGTTTATTTACTCAGTTTGAAATCAATTTAAACTATGATGCTCATTAA
- a CDS encoding class IIb bacteriocin, lactobin A/cerein 7B family, which translates to MKTQNKNLAFNKSSVVDLNDNQLMDVNGGTSPLCVGIIISLLITRE; encoded by the coding sequence ATGAAAACACAAAACAAAAATTTAGCATTTAACAAAAGTTCAGTAGTAGACTTAAACGATAATCAATTAATGGATGTAAACGGTGGAACGTCTCCATTATGTGTAGGCATTATCATTAGCTTATTAATAACAAGAGAATAA
- a CDS encoding class IIb bacteriocin, lactobin A/cerein 7B family: protein MRTQNKNLAFNKSSVVDLNDNQLMDVNGGTSPLCVGIIISLLITRE, encoded by the coding sequence ATGAGAACACAAAACAAAAATTTAGCATTTAACAAAAGTTCAGTAGTAGACTTAAACGATAATCAATTAATGGATGTAAACGGTGGAACGTCTCCATTATGTGTAGGCATTATCATTAGCTTATTAATAACAAGAGAATAA
- a CDS encoding class I lanthipeptide: MKTQNTKLDFSKNSIIELNDLELNGVAGGDSIGLSISFNEVTSFYWPAISLIIEIK, translated from the coding sequence ATGAAAACACAAAACACAAAATTAGACTTTAGTAAGAATTCTATTATCGAATTAAACGATCTAGAATTGAATGGCGTTGCTGGTGGAGACTCTATAGGTTTATCAATTTCTTTTAACGAAGTTACTAGCTTTTATTGGCCGGCAATTAGTCTTATTATTGAAATAAAATAG
- a CDS encoding class I lanthipeptide encodes MKTQTQKLSLKKVSLVELSSETLNNVKGGGTTTDGNEQTTLVCGDCILVPTSIRNITK; translated from the coding sequence ATGAAAACACAAACACAAAAATTGAGTTTAAAAAAAGTATCATTAGTTGAGCTGTCGAGCGAAACACTTAATAATGTAAAAGGAGGAGGGACTACTACAGATGGTAACGAACAGACAACATTAGTCTGTGGAGACTGTATTTTGGTTCCAACAAGTATTCGAAACATTACTAAATAA
- a CDS encoding class I lanthipeptide has product MKTQKKKLVLGKNTIVELNTKNLSRVNGGSWTVVVDYINDKLETVTITQ; this is encoded by the coding sequence ATGAAAACACAAAAGAAAAAATTAGTTCTAGGAAAGAACACTATTGTTGAATTAAACACGAAAAACTTATCAAGGGTTAATGGTGGTAGTTGGACCGTTGTGGTAGACTATATAAATGACAAATTAGAAACAGTAACAATAACACAATAA
- a CDS encoding class I lanthipeptide: MKTQANRKLQFNKKNIVELNDSTLNSVHGGTDTTSVAIQSHLSPINTSWLCDQNHAILAQSN; encoded by the coding sequence ATGAAAACTCAAGCAAACAGAAAACTACAATTTAACAAAAAAAACATTGTTGAACTTAATGACTCAACCCTTAATAGCGTACATGGAGGTACAGACACTACTAGTGTAGCAATACAAAGTCACCTGTCTCCAATAAACACGTCTTGGTTATGTGATCAAAATCATGCCATTTTAGCGCAAAGTAATTAA
- a CDS encoding class I lanthipeptide, with translation MKTQNTKLILNKSAIVELQPSDLQRINGGSLTDIIDFAEDILIENTYGSWLFH, from the coding sequence ATGAAAACACAAAACACAAAATTAATACTTAATAAGAGCGCAATTGTAGAGCTGCAACCTTCAGATTTACAGAGAATTAATGGGGGTTCATTAACAGATATAATAGATTTCGCTGAAGATATTTTAATTGAAAACACCTACGGTAGCTGGTTATTCCACTAA